One region of Vigna angularis cultivar LongXiaoDou No.4 chromosome 10, ASM1680809v1, whole genome shotgun sequence genomic DNA includes:
- the LOC108338650 gene encoding protein HAIKU1, with protein sequence MDNSKNRHNDSLGVNKMGKNIRKSPLHQPNFANNAARQQPQPQVYNISKNEFRDIVQQLTGSPSQDHPPRPPHNPPKPQSMRLQKIRPPPLTPINRPRLPPPMPVPAAAPHPVPHNNAMPRPAQFGQPLPSPGDIWSNTTESPISAYMRYLQNSIMDPSSRGNQVQPQPHPYPQHQIPGNVQPHPPPSSAMFPNPHMPMFPSPRFNGPVPPMNATNSPVPTLLPSPQANGPPPPLLSPTSQFLLPSPTGYMNLLSPRSPYPLLSPGIQFPSPLTPNFPFSSTGQSGILGPGPQPPPSPGLVFPLSPSGFFPISSPRWRDH encoded by the coding sequence ATGGACAACTCCAAAAACAGGCATAATGATAGTCTGGGTGTTAACAAGATGGGAAAAAATATAAGGAAGAGCCCTTTACATCAGCCCAATTTTGCTAACAACGCTGCTAGACAACAGCCTCAGCCTCAGGTTTACAACATTAGCAAGAATGAATTTCGGGATATTGTTCAGCAGCTTACTGGATCACCCTCCCAGGATCATCCACCTAGACCTCCACACAATCCACCGAAGCCGCAGAGCATGCGACTGCAGAAAATTAGACCTCCCCCGTTAACACCAATCAATCGACCTCGCTTGCCCCCGCCAATGCCGGTGCCTGCTGCCGCCCCTCATCCAGTTCCTCACAATAATGCCATGCCAAGACCTGCTCAGTTTGGACAACCGTTGCCTAGTCCTGGGGATATATGGTCTAATACGACCGAGTCACCCATATCTGCTTACATGCGTTACCTTCAGAATTCAATAATGGATCCAAGTTCAAGGGGTAACCAGGTTCAGCCTCAACCACATCCGTACCCTCAACATCAAATACCCGGCAATGTCCAGCCTCATCCCCCTCCCTCGTCTGCTATGTTTCCTAATCCTCACATGCCCATGTTCCCTTCCCCGAGATTTAATGGTCCTGTTCCACCAATGAATGCTACTAACTCTCCCGTGCCTACTCTTCTTCCTTCACCACAAGCAAATGGTCCTCCTCCCCCTTTACTTTCTCCAACCTCTCAATTCCTCCTGCCTTCTCCAACTGGTTACATGAATTTGCTATCTCCTCGCTCACCTTATCCACTTTTGTCACCTGGCATTCAGTTCCCGTCTCCGCTTACACCAAATTTTCCGTTCTCGTCCACGGGGCAGTCAGGGATTTTAGGTCCTGGCCCACAACCTCCTCCTTCTCCTGGCCTTGTGTTTCCGTTATCACCTTCAGGCTTTTTTCCCATATCAAGTCCCAGGTGGAGAGACCACTAG
- the LOC108336729 gene encoding uncharacterized protein LOC108336729 yields the protein MSLNCLTCSPLLPRTDSFEELFPEKEYKEHKEYKEYKEHKEIKETWNQVDRSWSNNKLPSALKRELPKVGAVGKLKGDHRRNYSTGDVPYPGASEPKLMRSSGMRRNWSLEDLTEKQERRVRFR from the coding sequence ATGAGTCTCAACTGCCTTACCTGCAGCCCGCTTCTTCCAAGAACAGACTCATTTGAGGAGTTATTTCCAGAAAAGGAATACAAGGAACACAAGGAATACAAGGAATACAAGGAACACAAGGAAATCAAGGAAACATGGAATCAAGTTGATAGAAGCTGGTCAAACAACAAGTTACCATCAGCACTAAAACGTGAGCTGCCAAAAGTTGGTGCTGTGGGCAAGCTTAAGGGTGATCATCGCCGCAATTATAGTACAGGAGATGTTCCTTATCCTGGAGCCTCAGAACCAAAGCTCATGAGGAGCAGTGGAATGAGAAGAAACTGGAGTCTTGAAGATCTGACTGAAAAACAAGAGCGGAGAGTGAGGTTCCGCTGA
- the LOC108336323 gene encoding uncharacterized protein LOC108336323 isoform X1: MNNADASPNLKMENDQRAGGTQDSSIMKSVDQRIRSKGRNDIMTRRLKNRERQRRYRARKRLEAETKKSFVVEETPAVKVEQPPNGNYNNNCMTRIYCKRDWKKDARRAHVLKHEQMNRSIDPPTITSMPEMSCLAIGNKSETVPEKEIQSESSSIVSTETPRVALSRRNWKAEARRKKN; the protein is encoded by the coding sequence ATGAATAATGCAGATGCTAGTCCTAATCTGAAAATGGAAAACGATCAAAGAGCTGGTGGTACACAAGATAGTTCAATAATGAAATCTGTTGATCAAAGAATACGCTCTAAGGGGCGTAATGACATAATGACTCGCCGTCTGAAGAATCGAGAGAGGCAACGAAGGTACAGGGCACGAAAGCGGCTAGAAGCTGAAACAAAGAAGTCATTTGTTGTGGAAGAGACACCAGCTGTGAAAGTTGAACAACCACCAAATGGGAACTACAACAACAACTGCATGACCCGCATATATTGTAAACGAGATTGGAAGAAGGATGCTAGACGTGCCCATGTGTTAAAACATGAACAAATGAATAGATCTATTGATCCTCCAACCATAACTAGCATGCCTGAGATGTCTTGCTTAGCCATTGGAAATAAGTCAGAAACAGTGCCAGAGAAGGAAATTCAGTCTGAATCTTCTAGTATTGTTAGTACTGAAACTCCTAGAGTGGCGCTGAGTCGAAGAAATTGGAAAGCAGAAGctagaagaaagaaaaactag
- the LOC108336323 gene encoding uncharacterized protein LOC108336323 isoform X2, protein MENDQRAGGTQDSSIMKSVDQRIRSKGRNDIMTRRLKNRERQRRYRARKRLEAETKKSFVVEETPAVKVEQPPNGNYNNNCMTRIYCKRDWKKDARRAHVLKHEQMNRSIDPPTITSMPEMSCLAIGNKSETVPEKEIQSESSSIVSTETPRVALSRRNWKAEARRKKN, encoded by the coding sequence ATGGAAAACGATCAAAGAGCTGGTGGTACACAAGATAGTTCAATAATGAAATCTGTTGATCAAAGAATACGCTCTAAGGGGCGTAATGACATAATGACTCGCCGTCTGAAGAATCGAGAGAGGCAACGAAGGTACAGGGCACGAAAGCGGCTAGAAGCTGAAACAAAGAAGTCATTTGTTGTGGAAGAGACACCAGCTGTGAAAGTTGAACAACCACCAAATGGGAACTACAACAACAACTGCATGACCCGCATATATTGTAAACGAGATTGGAAGAAGGATGCTAGACGTGCCCATGTGTTAAAACATGAACAAATGAATAGATCTATTGATCCTCCAACCATAACTAGCATGCCTGAGATGTCTTGCTTAGCCATTGGAAATAAGTCAGAAACAGTGCCAGAGAAGGAAATTCAGTCTGAATCTTCTAGTATTGTTAGTACTGAAACTCCTAGAGTGGCGCTGAGTCGAAGAAATTGGAAAGCAGAAGctagaagaaagaaaaactag